ggggttgcaaagagtcggacacgactgagcgactgaactgaactaaaggcttaacatgattaatcttaaaggttaatacttatttttcttatatgctagttatattcattataagggcaaggaatatggagatttagcagtaaatattggctcaacaaatgaaaacccttcaccagtattccccttaagatctatttagtcttaagatagtgataaagttacatttttacatagtaaGGACacagatttataacaaagtacagtgatctataagggatttgatttaggtcacacctgaatggtctaccagtttttcctactttcttcagtttgagtctgaatttgataataaggagttcatgatctgagccacagtcagctcctggtcttgtttttgttgactgtatacagcttctccatctttggctgcagagaatataatcaatctgattcagtgttgaccatctggtgatgtccatgtgtagagtcttctcttgtgttgttagaagaaggtgtttactatgaccagtgcatttccctggcaaaactctattagtctttgccctgcttcattccgcattccaaggccaaatgtgcctgtttctccaggtgtttcttgacttcctacttttgcgttccagtcccctataatgaaaaggacatcttttttgggtgttagttctaaaaggtcttgtaggtcttcataaaaccgttcaactttagcttcttcagcgttactggttggggcatagacttggataactgtgatattgaatggtttgccttggagacgaaaagagatcattctgtcatttttgagattgcatccaagtactgcatttcagactcttttgttgaccatgatggctactccatttcttctgagggattcctgcccacagtagtagatataatggtcatctgagttaaattcacccattccagtccatttcagcttgctgattcccagaatgtcgacgttcatccttgccatctcttgtttgaccacttccaatttgccttgattcatggacctgacatttcaggttcctatgcaatattgctctttacagcaccggatcttgcttctatcaccagccacatccacagctgggtattgtttttgctttggttccatcccttcattctttctggagttatttctccactgatctccagtagcatattgggcacctacggacctggggagtacctctttcagtatcctatcattttgccttttcatactgttcatggggttctcaaggcaagaatactgaagtggtttgccattcccttctccagtggaccacaatctgtcagacttctccaccatgacctgcccatcttgggttgccctgcaggcatggcttggtttcattgagttagacaaggctgtggtcctagtgtgattagattgactagtttcctgtgagtatggtttcagtatgtctgccctctgatgccctcttgcaacacctatcatcttacttgggtttctcttaccatgggcgtggggtatctcttcacggctgttccagcaaagcatagccactgctccttaacaagaccaggagctgactgtggctcagatcacgaactccttattatcaaattcagactcaaattgaagaaagtaggaaaaccgctaaaccattcaggtatgacctaaatcaaatcccttatgattatacagtggaagtgagaaatagatttaagggcctagatctgatagataagagtgcctgatgaactatggactgaggttcgttaCATTGtataggaaacagggatcaagaccatccccatggaaaagaaatgcaaaaaagcaaaatggctgtctggggaggccttacatatagctgtgaaaagaagagaggtgaaaagtaaaggagaaaaggaaagatataggcatctgaatgcagagttccaaagaatagcaagaagagataagaaagccttcttcagagatcaatgcaaagaaatagaggaaaagaacagaatgggaaagactagagatctcttaagaaaattagagataccaagggaacatttcatgcaaaaatagactcgataaaggacagaaatggtatggacctaacagaagcagaagatattaagaagaggtggcaagaatacacagaagaactgtacaaaaaagatcttcacgacccaggtaatcatgatgatgagatcactaatctagagccagacaacttggaatgtgaagtcaagtgggccttagaaagcatcactatgaacaaagctagtggaggtgatggaattccagttgaactgcttcaagatgctgttaaagtggtgcactcaatatgccagcaaatttggcaaagtcagcagtggccacaagactggaaatggtcagttttcatttcaattccaaagaaagcaatgcaaaagaatgctcaaactatcgcacaattgcactcatctcacatgctagtaaagtaatgctcaaaattctccaagccaggcttcagcaatacgtgaaccgtgaatgccctgatgttcaagctggttttagaaaagggagaggaaccagagatcaaattgccaacatccgctggatcatcgaaaaagcaagagacttccagaaaaacatctatttctgctttcttgactatgccaaagcctttgactgtgtggatcacaataaactgtggaaaattctgaaagagatgggaataccaggtcacctgacctgcctcttgagaaatcagtatgcaggtcaggaagcaccagttagaactggacaaggaacaacagactggttccaataggaaaaggagtacgtcaaggctgtatattgtcagcctgcttatttaacttctatgcagagtacatcatgagaaacgctggactggaagaaacaaaagctggaatcaagattgctgggagaaatatcaataacctcagatatgcagatgacaccacacttatggcagaaagtgaagaggaactaagaagcctcttgatgaaattgaaagaggagagtgaaaaagttggcttaaagctcaacattcagaaaacgaagatcatggcatccggtcccatcacttcatgggaaatagacgaggaaacagtggaaacagtgtcaggctttattttggggggctccaaaatcactgcaaatggtgactgcagccatgaaattaaaagacgcttacaccttggaaggaaagttatgacaaacctagatagtatattcaaaaccagagacaaaaccaggccagaatactggagtgggtagcagttcccttctgcaggggatcatcccaacccagggattgaacccacgtctcctgaatggcaggtggattctttaccaactgagccataaaGGAACCCCAAGTGAATCTGTTTCCACTCGACTCTGAACCAGGGCCCTTTTGCGTGTTAGGTGAACATGATAACCACCACACTACAGAAACCATGTGCTCTCATCAGCAGATGGTATTACACCCATATATACCTTTACCATCATTTCAGTCAAGTCTCGGGAGGAGGAGTTGACAgattctcttttgctttcttaaaaataGTAGCTCAACATCATCAACACTTGCTTTCCTTACTCATCTCCCATGGCAAAATAATCACATGCAGaaccaaaataaatgatttaattataaagatctgttgtttttttttttttaaagaaagaccaCCGAGAATGGGTATATCTGAAAGGATGGACACCCTCATATATTATAAGTGGGAACATTTTGCTACAGTTTGTTTGCATAGCATGATGGCTCTAGGTATGAAAATTTTTTAGGTGTTGATGCCATCTGATCTTAATTCTACTTCTAGATATAGCTTAAGAATACAATCTCAGATGTAGGTGAAGTTTTATAGAAGGAGAATATTCTTTGCACTATTATTTACATAAAGGATTAGAAACTACATCAAGTCCAATATTCAGGAGTAGAAAACAAGGAGGACAGAACAGCTGCAGGGGTCTCAGCTGCTCAGAGCAGGGGTCTCAGCCTCACAGGAAGCAGGGCAGGGCTTGTGGGACTCCAGGCCCCTGTGAGAAAAAAGCTCTTGCAGAAGCAAGGAGGACCTGGGCTATGGGAGCTTTATCACCAGGAACTTTATCAAGAAAAGTtacggccaacctagatagtatattcaaaagcagagacattcctttgccaactaaggtccgtctagtcaaggctatggtttttcctgtgttcatgtaaggatgtgagagttggactgtgaagaaggctgagggccgaagaattgatgcttttgaactgtggtactggagaagactcttgagagtcccttggactgcaaggagatccaaccagtccattcagaaggagatcaaccctgggatttctttggaaggaatgatgctaaagctgaagctccagtactttggccacctcaggcaaagagttgactcattggaaaagactttaatgctgggagggattgggggcaggaggagaaggggatgacagaggatgagatggctggatggcatcaccgactcgacggacatgagtctgagtgaactccgggagatggtgatggacagggaggcctggcgtgctgcaattcatggggttgcaaagagtcggacacgactgagtgactgaactgaactgaactgaactgcacagtGGTctgtaacaaaagagaaaattcattaactcaaaaaatctactattgctaacatcaaaactagtacatttccttttctatattccaaatacattgattaatatattcccaggggcctaaggatatggaggcctggcggcaatcattgactcaacaaggagaaaagccctatgctaattaagactttcaaaatactccaaactctctgtgctgtttatggctgagagggAGTAAACAATCGTGTGtttggcaggagtatggataatcctgtcacataaGCTAGTTTGCCAgtagagaggtttgacctgagacacccttgtcacacccagggcagggaattagcagtaatttttggcacaataaatgaaaaacccttcaccaatataattcctaagcaacccactatactatactaataatttcctaacttttcaaaagagtctgtatatagaaagtttaaagcatcttgtgcctctgatggttgggaggctgtaaacatcacatgtggctggacgaacctgctcaggcaggctagagaccttcagaggagtttgtaagttgaaacactcttgtcacgcccacgaatttttattaactggagctgcaagttaactccttctccgagagaaatggagatgggggagagccccctgtaaagtcagaggtgtaggtgagagcataaataagactctggttttgggggtagatgctctggaacagggggtttcctgaggctcaatcttgcctttgcgtatgccgaagcctctttcctcatgacctttgccatgggcagagttcctcacgctggcttcTGGCACTGCACTCCTCTGGGAGTGGGGGAACTGAGCCCTCCTGCAGATTCTCATGGATCTCAGTGAGTAACTCCAATATGCTTTCCAACTCCTGGGCCTGCTGCCTCAGCTTTTCAGCTGACTCTGCCTTTGCTCCATCATGTAAATGTTTTGACTCTTTCACCAGGCAGCCCACATCTATCACAAGGCCGATACATGACAGGACTAGGCCAGTGATACGGACTTCTTTTGCCATTGCTAAAGCCATGCCTCCAAAAGTTTTCCGCGCCTGACTGCTGAAATGGATGAAGGTTTTCCCTTTGGTTATGAAGAACTTGACTTTGGCTGCTAAGGCAGGGCTGGCCTTAATCACCTTGATAAATTGGACTTGCTTCTGAATGTATTCTAGGGCACTGATGAATGACTTCGTTGCAAAAATAATTTGAGGTGTCCTCTTCTTGAGTACATCCTTGACTACCTTCCATTTCTTCGTGTCAGGGGACAGCAGTTGAATGGTTTTGGTTTCTGCTGATGACATGTTTACTTGTTCCACGATGGTGGTggacacactggtcacagcagcCGCTATGCCCAGCCCTAACCCAGTGGCCAAGAGAGGCAGAGTGGCCCCCATTGTCAGAGGTGCCAGAGCCAGGCCAACGATGCTGAGTATGCCAGACACAGCGCCAGTGGAGTGGGCCACCACCTTGGAAATCGTGCAGTCCTTGTGTACCTTGTCAACTTTGTCTGCAAGAGCATGGATCTTTTCTGTGTCTCCCTCCAGGTCCTGTTTCACCTCAGGAAACTCCTCCAAAAACTTCTCTGTGTCCAGCTGGTCTTCTTTGAGTGTGTCTGGGTCCTGTCCACTCAACTTTGTTTTCAGCCTATTCAGATATTCATGTAGTGCCTTTGCCTCCTCCCTGTAATAAAGAGGGTCAAGGGATTAAGACAATTGTTTGTCTGTAAAAATAGGCTGGACAGGATCTATTCTGCATAAATTACAGAAATTGTTTCATTAAAGGTTTATAAGTGTTTCTTTTTACATTAAGCACATATTTGGACATTGTAAATGCTCCATATACTTATTCAATGGTGGAAAACATATGCAAAAGTCATATTAAGATACAATTAAGGTAGGCATTTGGTAAAGACACTCGGGGGCAGGTCAAAACCATCACTTGCCAAGAGTTGGTAGGGTGGGCACTccacagagaaacaaagagaagttTGATTGGAGCAGAAAACCCTTCACTCATGGACCTTAGTGTGTAGTGAGGAGTCAATTTGCTCTTAGCCCTTGATTCTGGGAAGTGGTCTCTAAGCCCCTAGAATGTTCTGGCTGATAGGAGTGTCCTCATCTGCTCTGGCCTTTGGCCACTGGACAAACAGAAAAGGTGACATTCGCGATAGGGCCTCTGGGTCACATGTTATCAGTTCTGACCTCTGGAGGAGCTGGACTTTAGGGCATTAGTCTGACCACCATAGGTTAGGATAATTGTTTTTAAGTGGGTGAGATTCCCTGGAAGACGGTGTCTGCGTGTCTTGCCACACACTGAATCCAAGGCTGGAAAGCACCCTGGGGACAGAAGCTTTGTGTGTGAAACCCGCCTAGACTATCCCCGTGGCTGAAACGTCATCctttcctgtaataaaccataactgGGATGCCAATATCTACAGTGAGCTCTGAGAATCCTTCTAGGGAATTCTCAAACCTGACGGTGATTATGGGAACCCCCCAAACTTGCTACTGGTGTTAAATGTAAGGACAGTCCTTGGGCCTGTGTCCTCAGATTTTGCAGGTTGGCTAACTCTGCatacttcaaaacaaaacaaaacaaaacaaaacaaaacaaaacacaccaaAAGTCAGAGGTAGAAAGCACCTTAAAGATCAGTTTGCCTGGCATCTCCTCTCTTCCAAGGCTTGTGCCCTTGATCTTTCCATTGAAAACTCACTGGGCCCATCCACTTCCCCAGCTGACAGGGAAGCGGGAGATTTGCTGTGAGCCCTGGTTCCCTTGGACCCTCTGGCTCACCTCACTGACTCCTGACCCATCTCCCAGCATCCCTGACCTCTCGGATGTTACATGTTAGCTGGTAAACATGCCTGCTCCCCAAGGCCATGTGCAACTTCATACACCCTCTCCAAGACTCAAGAGACTTGAGGAGTCACCCATCTGAATTGTTAATCCTGAAGAGACCGGCACTTGCACAGCGGGTGGAGGAAGTGTTCTCCTCTTGGGTGGGGATGCGTGAGGCTCCTCAGAATCCCTCAAATGACACACAATCGCAGCCACTCACTGTGAACCTGGGGGCCTCACTGAGCCACACCGCTTTCCCACTGCCAGGACAGCTCAATGTAGACTAGAAGAGGGTCCCAGATGGAGTGAAAACCCAGGCCCCAGGCAGGGTGTGGAGGACATGATCACCCAGGGCCCTCTAGCCCAGCGTAAGGGGATCCCatcagggaagaaagaaatgtCCCCCCTCCCACTCCCGGAACCTCTGTTACCATCACAGCCCCTTCAGCTCTGTGTCCTCGGGGCCCACTCTCCTCACTCTAGTCCTGGCCCTGCTGCCCAAGCCTGCCTGCTAGTCCTCCAACCTGGACCTTCTGCTCCACCCAGACCCTGGGTCTGACCCTGGTGCAGGCCTCCATGGGCCTTTGCACGAGATGATTGCATTTGCTTCCCCACCTCTGACCTGCAGTTCACTCTGAGGCCATCACCATAGTCCATCAGATTCAATTGCTATTCTCACTGGACACAGATCAGACCTGGGGCCCCAAGACATAAGCCCAGAGCCCCAGAGCCAGGCAGGGCTAGAGACAGGACCCCACTAGCTCCACCCAGTTCCTCTCCAGACTCTCTGCCATATGGGCCAGTTGGATCTTGCAGCGTTGGTACAGTTCCTAAgatggggaaggaaagggctCTAGTCAGAATCCCCAGCAACACAAAAGGATGTTGGCAGGATTTATTGACTTGTTCAAAAGTGAACCCTATTTGTCCTCCTCTCTAGGAAAAATATCTTTGCCCCCTATCTCTTCTCAAGAAGTTATTTCAAAGTTAATAttaattgagcacctactctgtgtcaGCCATCATGCAAAGCACTTTGCATGCATGATCTCAGTGTCTTCACAATAAAACTGAACAGATGAAGAAGCTAAGGCAGAGAGTAGTTCAGTaacatgtccaaggtcacataaccTGACCCTGTAGCAGGTTTCATCTCTTCACAACCCGAGGCCATTCACTGCCAGCAAATGACATGAAGGAAAAACTGCTATTGGGATCTTGAGACAGAACATCCTTGACTCCAACTATAGGATGCCACCTGAAGGAGGTATGCCTGCCAGGAGGAACCTGGCCTGGGGCAGAGGAATCTGAGTGGCATTCCTGGTGCAGCCATGCATGTTACCTGGGTATATTGGCCTTAGCCACAAATCTCTCCCAGTTTTGGAGTAGGAcattcagtttctgttttgtgacCTCGGAATGCTCAACAACAACTTGAGAAACAGTTTCACTCTctagatggaaaaagaaaagaataaaattaaaagaaattgcgGTGGAATGGAAATGACATTGAgtagtttgctccttggaagaaaagttatgaccaacctagacagcatattaaaaagcagagacattactttgccaacaaaggtctgtctaatcaaacctatggtttttccagtagtcatgtatggatgtgagagtaagattataaagaaagctgagcatcgacgaattgatgcttttgaactgtggtgttggaaaagactcttgagagtcccttggacagcaaggagatccaaccagtccatcctaaaggaaatcagtcctgaatattcactggaagttctgatgctgaggctgaaactccaatactttggccacctgatgtgaagagctgattcattcgaaaagaccctgatactgggaaagattgaaggcaagaggagaaggtgaggacagaggatgagatggttggatggcatcaccaactcaatggacatgagtttgagtgaactctgtgagtctgtgatggacagggagccctggagtgctgcaattcatgggttgcaaagagttggacatgactgagtgactgaactgaattgaactgaaaatgtGTTTAAGGTCTCTTTCTGACCAAAGGTCCCTGGATTTATGGGTAGGGACATATGTGTCCCCTCTGtcccaattcatatgttgaagctctgACCACTCCTCCCTGAGGACTGAGGTGGCACAGTCCtgacctgagttcagttcagggTCCCCTAACCCATGCAGAGTGGCTTAGGTGGGAGGGTGGCAGAGCAAGAACTGGAGGAAAGCCTCTGTGGTGGTACCCCAGGGTCTGGGAGCAGAAGGAGGCTTGGAgcaagggagagggcaggagaagctCCAGGGATGTTGGGggacctcctctccctctcctgcctgACCTTGGGGATCCCCATGAGCTGTCTCCCTCACCGTGGGCTGTCTTGGCCTCACTTCTGGGTCCCTTGCTGTATGGCGATGGAGGAGGAAGTAGACACCGTGCTGTGGTGCCCTGAGGAGAGGGTTGGGGTTGAGGCTGTCCGGATAGAACCCTGAATGTAGGGGGCTCCCCTGGCCTCTCTGGAGGGCTCC
This region of Ovis canadensis isolate MfBH-ARS-UI-01 breed Bighorn chromosome 3, ARS-UI_OviCan_v2, whole genome shotgun sequence genomic DNA includes:
- the LOC138437648 gene encoding apolipoprotein L3-like isoform X1; this translates as MKRHLRDPAAAIMSSTDLVYCSESETVSQVVVEHSEVTKQKLNVLLQNWERFVAKANIPREEAKALHEYLNRLKTKLSGQDPDTLKEDQLDTEKFLEEFPEVKQDLEGDTEKIHALADKVDKVHKDCTISKVVAHSTGAVSGILSIVGLALAPLTMGATLPLLATGLGLGIAAAVTSVSTTIVEQVNMSSAETKTIQLLSPDTKKWKVVKDVLKKRTPQIIFATKSFISALEYIQKQVQFIKVIKASPALAAKVKFFITKGKTFIHFSSQARKTFGGMALAMAKEVRITGLVLSCIGLVIDVGCLVKESKHLHDGAKAESAEKLRQQAQELESILELLTEIHENLQEGSVPPLPEECSARSQREELCPWQRS
- the LOC138437648 gene encoding apolipoprotein L3-like isoform X2; the encoded protein is MKRHLRDPAAAIMSSTDLVYCSESETVSQVVVEHSEVTKQKLNVLLQNWERFVAKANIPREEAKALHEYLNRLKTKLSGQDPDTLKEDQLDTEKFLEEFPEVKQDLEGDTEKIHALADKVDKASQVTQW